One region of Eupeodes corollae chromosome 1, idEupCoro1.1, whole genome shotgun sequence genomic DNA includes:
- the LOC129954083 gene encoding ubiquitin carboxyl-terminal hydrolase 46, translating into MGANVSQLEREIGSELFPPNERYFGLVNFGNTCYSNSVLQALYFCKPFREKVLEYKAKNKRSKETLLSCLADLFYNVATQKKKVGSIAPKKFIARLRKEKEEFDNYMQQDAHEFLNFLINHINEIILAERNTGKGKNGNNNGTTNEGPTEPTWVHEIFQGILTSETRCLNCETVSSKDENFFDLQVDVDQNTSITHCLRCFSNTETLCSDNKFKCDNCCSYQEAQKRMRVKKLPMILALHLKRFKYMEQFNRHIKVSHRVVFPLELRLFNTSDDAVNPDRLYNLMAVVIHCGSGPNRGHYISIVKSHGLWLLFDDDMVDKIEASTIEDFYGLTSDIQKSSETGYILFYQSRDCAS; encoded by the coding sequence atggGTGCCAATGTGTCACAACTAGAACGAGAAATAGGGAGCGAATTATTCCCCCCGAACGAACGATATTTCGGCCTTGTTAACTTCGGCAACACATGTTACAGTAATTCGGTGTTGCAAGCCTTATATTTCTGTAAGCCATTCAGAGAGAAAGTTCTGGAGTACAAGGCAAAGAATAAACGCTCCAAGGAGACACTCCTCTCGTGCTTGGCCGATTTGTTCTATAATGTTGCAACCCAAAAGAAAAAGGTCGGTTCAATTGCCCCGAAGAAGTTCATTGCCCGCTTGAGAAAGGAAAAAGAGGAGTTCGACAATTATATGCAGCAAGATGCCCACGAGTTTCTGAATTTCCTAATAAACCACATAAACGAGATCATTCTGGCGGAACGCAATACGGGCAAGGGAAAGAACGGAAACAACAATGGAACAACAAATGAAGGTCCCACCGAACCCACCTGGGTCCATGAGATTTTTCAAGGCATTCTAACCAGTGAGACGCGTTGCCTGAACTGTGAGACAGTGAGCAGCAAAGACGAGAACTTCTTCGATCTACAAGTCGATGTGGACCAGAACACGAGCATCACCCATTGCCTGCGATGCTTCAGCAATACAGAAACGCTTTGCAGTGACAACAAATTCAAATGTGACAACTGCTGCAGCTACCAAGAGGCTCAGAAGAGAATGCGCGTCAAGAAGCTGCCAATGATTCTTGCCTTGCACCTTAAACGTTTCAAGTACATGGAACAGTTTAATAGACACATTAAAGTTTCACATCGAGTGGTGTTCCCATTGGAACTGCGTCTATTCAACACATCTGATGACGCTGTGAATCCTGACCGCCTGTACAACCTTATGGCTGTTGTAATCCATTGTGGATCTGGGCCAAATCGTGGCCATTACATAAGCATTGTCAAAAGTCATGGCTTGTGGCTGCTGTTCGACGATGATATGGTCGATAAGATCGAAGCTTCAACAATTGAAGATTTCTACGGACTTACCTCAGACATTCAGAAGTCCTCCGAGACGGGATATATTCTCTTCTATCAGTCAAGAGATTGTGCGTCATAA